The Hydrogenophaga crocea genome contains a region encoding:
- the bchI gene encoding magnesium chelatase ATPase subunit I, with protein MANAYPFSAIVAQDEMKLAILITVIDPSLGGLLVLGDRGTGKSTAVRALAALLPPMKALSGCRYACDPDDPRHQCDECSARRASGRPRVARVAVPVVDLPLGATEDRVVGALDLERALAQGVKAFEPGLLARAHRGFLYIDEVNLLDDHLVDLLIDVAASGENVVEREGLSVRHPARFVLVGSGNPEEGELRPQLLDRFGLAVEVTTPTDLDTRVEVVKRRDAFERDPQAFHDHWRREDEALRRRIQRGRDRLPSVDVPDAVRQSASRLCMALGADGLRGDLTLIRAARALAALEGDGAVACQHLRRIAPAALRHRLRRNPLDDSGSTARVQRAVDEQLAVA; from the coding sequence ATGGCCAACGCCTATCCCTTCTCGGCCATCGTCGCGCAGGACGAAATGAAGCTGGCGATCCTGATCACCGTGATCGACCCCAGCCTGGGCGGTCTGCTGGTGCTCGGCGACCGCGGCACCGGCAAGTCCACCGCGGTGCGCGCGCTCGCCGCGCTGCTGCCGCCCATGAAGGCGCTCAGCGGCTGCCGCTACGCCTGCGACCCCGACGACCCGCGCCACCAGTGCGACGAATGCAGCGCGCGCCGCGCCAGCGGCCGCCCGCGCGTGGCGCGCGTGGCCGTGCCGGTGGTCGACCTGCCGCTGGGCGCGACCGAAGACCGTGTGGTCGGCGCGCTCGACCTCGAGCGCGCGCTCGCGCAGGGCGTCAAGGCCTTCGAGCCCGGGCTGCTGGCGCGCGCCCACCGCGGCTTTCTCTACATCGACGAGGTGAACCTGCTCGACGACCACCTGGTCGACCTGCTGATCGACGTCGCCGCCTCGGGCGAGAACGTGGTGGAGCGAGAAGGCCTCTCGGTGCGCCACCCGGCGCGCTTCGTGCTCGTGGGCAGCGGCAATCCCGAAGAGGGTGAGCTGCGCCCGCAGCTGCTCGACCGCTTCGGCCTCGCGGTCGAGGTCACCACGCCCACCGATCTCGACACGCGCGTGGAGGTGGTGAAGCGCCGCGACGCCTTCGAGCGCGACCCGCAGGCCTTCCACGACCACTGGCGGCGCGAAGACGAAGCGCTGCGCCGGCGCATCCAGCGCGGCCGCGACCGCCTGCCCAGCGTGGACGTGCCCGACGCGGTGCGCCAGAGCGCCTCGCGCCTGTGCATGGCGCTCGGCGCCGACGGCCTGCGCGGCGATCTCACGCTGATCCGCGCCGCGCGCGCGCTGGCCGCGCTCGAGGGCGACGGCGCGGTGGCCTGCCAGCACCTGCGCCGCATCGCGCCCGCGGCCCTGCGCCACCGGCTGCGCCGCAACCCGCTGGACGATTCGGGCTCCACCGCGCGCGTGCAGCGCGCCGTGGACGAACAACTGGCGGTGGCCTGA
- the puhE gene encoding putative photosynthetic complex assembly protein PuhE, with the protein MTQHVYPVLYVLLLWWFSTGLILYLNGLPRWTFKWTLIGASFFLFLGFVCLYASRDDLRITGAYLGFTGALLIWAWQEVAFVLGAVTGSRRQPLPAGARGWRRVVLAWRTVWHHELALLLLGAGVLLITWGAPNPSGWWTYGVLYVMRQSAKINLFLGVRNLAESFLPPHLAYLQSYFRRGGNRFMHGSLLLGGLGAVALWWQALHPGTGPFEASSYTFAAMLLTLAVLEHLFMVLPIPSDGLWAWGLRSRTGGDESG; encoded by the coding sequence ATGACCCAGCACGTCTACCCCGTTCTCTACGTGCTGCTGCTGTGGTGGTTCAGCACCGGGCTGATCCTCTACCTCAACGGCCTGCCGCGCTGGACCTTCAAGTGGACGCTGATCGGCGCGAGCTTCTTCCTGTTCCTGGGCTTCGTCTGCCTCTACGCCTCGCGCGACGACCTGCGCATCACCGGCGCCTACCTCGGCTTCACCGGCGCGCTGCTGATCTGGGCCTGGCAGGAGGTGGCCTTCGTGCTCGGCGCGGTCACGGGCTCGCGGCGCCAGCCGCTGCCCGCGGGAGCGCGGGGCTGGCGCCGCGTGGTGCTGGCCTGGCGCACCGTGTGGCACCACGAGCTCGCGCTGCTGCTGCTGGGCGCGGGCGTGCTGCTGATCACCTGGGGCGCGCCCAACCCCAGCGGCTGGTGGACCTATGGCGTGCTCTACGTGATGCGCCAGAGCGCCAAGATCAACCTGTTCCTCGGGGTGCGCAACCTCGCCGAGTCGTTCCTGCCGCCGCACCTGGCCTACCTGCAGAGCTATTTCCGCCGCGGCGGCAACCGCTTCATGCACGGCTCGCTGCTGCTCGGCGGCCTGGGCGCGGTGGCGCTGTGGTGGCAGGCCCTGCACCCGGGAACCGGCCCCTTCGAGGCCAGCTCCTACACCTTCGCGGCCATGCTGCTCACGCTCGCGGTGCTCGAACACCTCTTCATGGTGCTGCCCATACCGTCCGACGGCCTGTGGGCCTGGGGCCTGCGCTCGCGCACCGGCGGCGACGAATCCGGTTGA